The Colias croceus chromosome 6, ilColCroc2.1 genome contains the following window.
GGCTTGGTCATATGTGGTTAACTAATTGCTCTCGGAGAAATATTGTTAAGTGGTCGTACGTAAAAGCCAAATAATCACAATTATGCggtgtataatatacaatttattggAAAATCTGAATGTGTTATATTCACTTTAACGCTTTACAAATATGATGCAAGGGTAATAACAGGCAAGAATTATGATCTGACGCAAGCAACATTAATcatgaaaatgtaaatatttactatcaGTATGTTTTTCTATTTACACATTTTGAATTCACATACCGTATTTATtgggaaaataaaaaaacggattaaaaaatatatttattataatttacatataaaaaaaaactctttaAAATTCATACACTTCCAAATCGGGTTCGGAGTCATCATCGGTTCCGTCTTCTAAgtgtataattttttctaCATTTTCATTAAACGTTACTACAGATTTCCGTCTGGCACGCTGCTTTTCACCAAATTCATCATCATCCTCTGATTCATCTAGATTGTCTTTTAACTTATCAATAGATTGGATGACAATAGGACCATCAGGATTCGTCGTTGATATATTAACGATTGTGTCGTTTGGAAGTTCATAAGAAACAGTTTTGGGAGTCTGCTTCTCTTCGGGCACTGGTTCCACAATCACTTCATTGACTCCTTTTTCAGGAGCATCAAGTAGCTCTTCAAGGCTTTTCCCTCTTCTTTTCATATCTTCTATATTGTTCTGAGATATTGTAACTAAATCAGGTGTCCCAACTTGAATATTGTCTGGCGGCATTGTTATAAAGTCAGGTTTATCAACTTTAATGTTCTCTGGcggtattgtaataaaatcagGTTTGTCAACTGCAATAGACTCATTTCGAGATGCTAAACTGTTTTGATCGCTAAAATGGTCATAATGTGGCTTCCTTCTCCTAAAATTCAAATGAAACGcaaaattttagtaaaaaaacaaataataataaggttaCTATCAGCTTATTCTCAATACAATTAAGTATTGTgcgaaaatatacaaattttacgtaaaatactaataagaatatgtatataattaccATCTGAGATAACCCAATACAGCAATAGCTATAAGGATGATGAATAGTGCGACGGCTAGAGCTATGGTGGCCGCCAACAAGCCTGTTTCACGGGCTGGAATAGGACATATCTGGAGACCTTCTAGATAATCTTTCAGCGATAGAACTTGCGCTAGGCCAAAAGTCACCACATTATTGTTATTGAGATCTCTGTAAATataagttgtttattttaataatagtgATCTCATCAATGttaatcaaaatttattttactaaataactatgtattataaaattatatataagatttagctaatcattattttttgctatGACTTCCTGTGACACAGGAAATGTTAATGCATAATAAGAGTCACAAAGCACATCCAAAGAAGCTATAATATTAGGATTTTTTTCTTGCCTTATTAATTGCGTGACATCAATAGGTTGACTGTTTCTCAGCCCATAAATATAAAGTCTGAGTAGTGCCCCTGTTGTATCAATTTCACGTTTTTTTCTAGATTTTTCTTTCATCCCTTGCAACATACGTCCATAACGACGAAGACTGTCCTCCTCATTGCTTTCAGGCACAACAGTTGATTTGAGGGCTTTGATTTCATATCCTACAGCAGTAGTCAGATTGTCCAATACTTTACTCTCATCATTAACAAAAGCATTCCGAACAGATACAACTGCTATGTGATTTGTATCTAATAATTTCACCTGTAaagataaacatttaaaaactgTTAACGAAATAATTTACACAACGAACAAAAGCTTATGTGCAGTCTACAAATATATGCCAAAGGCGTTGTTCAACGGcagtaaacaaatattattactatattatgtaaacggtTAAGGTCAACTGCTTAAACCTCAGTAAACAATAtactttagttatttttaaataaagttttcaaCTTCTTTACATTTTGAGGTCGAGTACCGTTGCTTTTATGAgcgaactttttaaaaatactccTGTTATCCAAATCTTCTTtccattgaaaatatttatggtTAAAAGTGATACAAAATATCAgagcaattattattttttaaagttatgtaaattaatCTCTTTAGTGGATTTATTGAACTACCGACGCGGACGTATGGAATTATGTTTTAAGTCTCGTTTGACCACTTTTGGTATTAGTCACGGAttactgtttaatattttcttgtagcATGttgatgatttaattttattctgtGGTAGAAAGCAGAAGCTTGTAAATTTACACGTGGAAATTTTGCGAATGTAGTTGAACCGTTGCTAATTTGAATGCCGACAAAATATGTGGAAAAAGCATAGTCATATCTATTACAATAACAGATGATATCTTATGTACGTGCCGCTAGTTTTTGGTGCTTTTTGATACGTCTAACAGTAAATTTATATCTTTAtggaataaacaaacaggATATAACAAAAGCGTCACCACAGAACACTCCCAGTCAAAACCAGTGGGACTGGTTTACTGCAGtcgctattttttattaattcgtcattcttttttttatttgagatTTACTTAAACACATAGAAATACAGacgattttataaacatagcGGCAttcgttataaataaaaacttgtaagctaagaaaatgttattaggtataattatttgGGACAGAACCTTTGATGTCATAAAAGTTAATCCAGAGCAGAATTACCCGAGTTGGATATTACCTTTGCCTAGAGGAGctaattaaattcattttataatacataaattaccAATTAGTTAAACAAAACGAAGAGGGTAACAAAATCAACGattgaaatatgtattttccAAATTATGGGCGAGCCAACAGAATTAAATGTAGaataagaattttatattacgACCCATCATTTTAAGTACTATAACCAGGCTTGTTTTGCTTATCagtcaattaaaataacaaataaaggtatgagaaaaatattacctacaatAAAATGGGCTGGGCAATAGTCGGTGACTTTATCAGCGTCTCATGATACTGGTTCTAAGTATTAACATGGTGACAAAGCGACAAGTTTTATTAGAGTAGGCAAgtattctatttatatttctatttctattccaaaactttataaaaacgaattatcaaaatcggtctaCCCGTTCGAGAACGCGTAGTGCCGTGACTAAGGGAAATAGGgatttatctttatatataGAGTCGATTATACCATAACTCCTGTAACAACAGTATAAAGCTTACCAAAAGTTCAATCGTGCCGGTGAGTCCGCTACCATTCCTATCGGTGGCTTTAACAATGATGCGAGTGTTGTCTTCAAGGTTCACAGGGTTCCGTACATGTACTGAGCCGGTGCCTGGTGACACAACTATATTGCTATCTGAACTCCAGTATAATAACTCGGCATTTTCACCTATATCTGCGTCGGTTGcctgttaaataaaatacatgtgAAAAAAGTGCATTTTATAACGGTAACTATCAGCTTGATGGTAATTGATGTAACTTTACTCTTCTATGTTGGCTTAATTTAACCGGGttatttgtaatatgtaaCAGATATTTCATTGAAAAGAAGATccgtgtttttgttttgtttgattttacgcagGTTAtgttaagtacctatacattaatttgtattatattatatatactatttaatagttgttattatgtatattgtataattataaattcgatATGCGCGATAAGAATAGATAATGCATAATCATTCAAGCATTTAGCATTCAAGATATAACATATTGGTAATTACATCATAAATTATggtttttatgaatttttattgttctATATTTATAACCCAATTAAACAATGTCTTGTTAACAAATGCGGCAATTATTGAAATTCCATTTTCTTCGCAGACAGGCGACACGAATACAGCTGAAAGTGTCGGGTCCTGTCGCTTACATAACTATtcggtttttaattttatattataaatctctACCAAAcacttgtttattttaactgaAGAATGGATACTTTAGTTGTAGGCCtttttattgaagtaaatgttattaatatttttggttaGTTTTAGTACCGCATTCGGATAAAATGCAGTATTGTATCCAAAGTAAACTAtacaacattaattataatcactTTACTAAAAACTACGTTTATAATAGTGAATAGCAGCAAAGTTAAGAAAACTACTGAATgccattatttacattttgatttatttagaCATTATTTTAGATGCAGgtatctaattaattttttccaGGTAATATAGCTTTGTTAACATGTTATATGTCAATAAatgagtatttttattatttttgttctaGGCACTAACATAATGAATAATTAGGTAATGTTTGatctgtattattaaaaacagatGCTTTTTCAGTCGGCAAACACTGAATTTTTTGAGCCAAGTCTTTATAATTCATAATCCTTTTATACTATTTCACGTCGTTGACCTCACATAAGTCTAGCTTTAGGTGTCTgccttattatttaaactagaCAATCGTTTGAAAGCCTTTATCAAAATTGCGAAATAGCAGCGATAAACAATAGATTTCAGAAAACGCATTCACCTATTGACCGTCTCACCTCCATTGACTAAATAAGGAGTTTAGCTTTTAATAAACTTTCATAATCCAACCCCAATCTATAGTTTGCGTTGTATAAGACTCGGTTGTGCATTAAAttgcaattatttaaaagtttacatTTCTTTGAGACAATATAGAGTTTGTCACGTGATTTCATCTATAACTGCTAATATTAcgaatgcgaaagtttgtatgtttgtttgttactccttcacgcaaaaacCGCTGAaacgattttcatgaaatttggcgaacacatagaaggtaacttggtTTAAATcataggatagttttaatCCTGAAAATcttacgggaacgggaactatgcgggttttcctcaTAGTACGCGAAATGCTGCAGGCGAAAGGCTAATttcacataaatttaatttactatttgtgtttagtttaattatgTGGTTTGAGGTTACTCATTATCTATGAATAGAAATAGAtggttttttttatgaatttatcattttacctTGTTTTGTTAGCTACCAAACCATCTTagtctttaaaattttacaaattaaaaatattttaacatacatttatatCGCATCTCTTTTCATTTAACGGAAAAGCAAAACAAAGGAAAACTCAATTAACAAACGTGTATCTTATtacatattcatttaattattccctattttgtaattttacagGATTAGAAAGAGGCTCATTGGATTATACCAgggaattttttatataacaaacgtattattatttcttataaaataatatttggtggccatataattttagataatatgTTACAGTAGTGATGTAATATAGCCTAAAAAGGTGTACCAATATTTGTATTGTACGCAAATATGTTAAAACCTTATGCAGTAAGcgacaataaaatatttttagagtGTAATTGACAATTGGTGTTGACCTAATCAATAAAAAACTATAAGGATATAGGATAAATATGTGAGCACGAATGTTTTTTCTGCAATGCAATGGCATGAGTCAtcgtttgtttttaaaaaacacgTTGTTAATGATGAGTTCGTTGcattaattaatgtatgttgattttataaaaattatataaaaatatcattcatAACCAAGATttcatattgatttattttcaactagctttccacccgcagcttcgcccgcgcagtcaaggaaaaacccgcatagttcccgttcccgtgggatttccgggttaAAACCTATTTCGATCCTATtttccggggtaaaaagtagcctatatcctttctcgggtatcaaaatatctctatacaaaatttcatgccaATTGATTCAGTAGTTATGATTGAGtaacggacagacagacaaagttatactttcgcatttataatattaagtatggatttctTGTTATACTAGCTGCGCACCGCGGTGTCACCCGCGTGGCAAAGTTCACAATATATtgctttctttttatattgtcTATGTACTACTTTTATCCTAGTAGGACAACCTACGCGTATGTTAGGCTATTTTccgataattttattagatgCATATAGTGGTCactttttatgtaggtataactCAAAAAGTTACAGTCATGGTTTACATGGGCTAGTTCATCGTGGCGCGTGCAAATCCGCCTTgtagtaatataatacatataaaatgttattcagCTACGTTCCCGAGTGCTGAAAAGCAATCCTTTTGTAACGaagtaagattattttttatattcattgttTTACTCCAACAATTAATGCATAAAAAAGGTAAATTATACTGTAAAAGATTAAATAGAACAGCATTATTCAGATGAAGTAACATTGAATATTGTAACGGTtagatgtttttatttgtttcttctTATTTTGGTCGCGTGAGATTCTGAGCTGAATCACAATTTTGCCGGCTACGGACGttctttgaataataaaatatgctaAATTTAAAGTAACATTGTCTTCGGTTTTAATCATGGATTACTTTCCTGATAATTACAACTTTCTTCTGACGGagattgtaaaatattatattgaaagttttgtttgaatttttttctgaATGTTTTTTGTAAACTCTATGCTAGTTTATCTTACGACAATATTGATAGTActgaaaaatacatttttttctgtaattattatctataacaaataaataatgtataaaaattaatattctctACTTACTTTTAATTCAGCGAGTGCTCTGGGAAGAATGAATTCATCTATACTTCCTCGAGGATATCCAACCGTTATCGGTTCGTTTTCCTTTCCTACAAATATTGGCGCATTATCATTAATATCCAGGACTATAAGGTTCACCAAAGATCGTCTCGGGTTATACTGTATACTGTCGGTTAATATCCAATTATTTGGACCGTAGTCGTAAGATTTCGGGTCATTTTCGACATCTGTGTTTAACGACCGTTTCCTCCTCAGTTCATTGTCGcagtataaatttaattcgaCTTGAACTTGCGATACGTGCATGAAGGCAATAGATTCGTGTTCCCTGTCTATGGCACGGGTGTGTAGACCGTTTTGGTCGACGTATATCCAGGTTTGGTCGATTGGCCATTTGTTTACGAGTTGATACTGGCAGTCGGGATAAGCTTCGAGCGGTACCAAGTTCAAATGAGGTTCTTCTTCATAACGTTCAATGATCAGCAGTGGAGGCAAAGTTATTGTATCGTTACACAAAACTGAACTTGAGGCGTCTACTGTTAGCTGAATctgtaaaatatgtttttttctatatttttttattgtaataaataaaatagacaagatttgaaatatttaccaACTATTTCATTGTTCGATTCAATTAAATTGGAAACTTTAGATGAAAATGTAGAGAAGTTTGATAATATAACCACGAAAGGCGATCAAATTATGTAGATTTAGATTGAAATGAAATTCTTCTTTGTATTCTAAAGTTTGCAGggataaaactaatataagaTAAATTATGGTCAaactttaacaataattttattttaatttaaagattagTTCTGAAGAGCGTTAATAGCCCTGTAATATCCAAAATTATATCCTTTATTAGCGGCTAGTATCATAATTTCCCATGTACTCAAAGGATAAATTATGTCCCGTTATTTGAGACAACAATAATCACATTGACTCGTGTGTTTGTGAACAATTTTAGGttgtttaaacttaaaaattatctgTACAAATACTGTTCAATAATGTTAGCAAACTTTTTCACTCGAACCTTTTGTGAAAACTTAAACAGCATTTACTTTAATAGCTTCCTCTGTATACATTGGATCGTTATACGTTATCATATTTTCTTATGGGGCGGCCATAAATTTCGGGAGGTTCTTATAAGAATTGCTCGACTCCCTTTTCCTCTTGGTTTTATGACTTGAGATTTGCCTCGATTTTTCAACACGTGTTATTATTGTAAGCAAGAGTGGTGCATTTTgcaaattgtgtttttattttaaggattacgatatttgttttacaatttttacagATTGGAACTTATGCATTCGTCGTTTGTTTAGGAACAGTATtagatataaaaacaaatacgtttataatgatattatacggatttggtaaattattttatctcttAAAAGCTTAGATTAGCTTAGAGAAGAAACAGTGGTGAACCGTTTGAAACGGTCCGTTTCctaaataagaaaatagaaatcagatttcacatattatattatgtattatgtataatacttAGTATTAAGTGATCAAGCGACCGAAACTTTCTTTATTCCACTGGGAATCAAACCCACGACATCTAAGTTTAACCCTTAGGTATATAAACTTCTGTAGCCAGGAGGCAATCAAGTGGTTTATACATGTATagcttatataattaaattatttttttaccgtTGCACTAGCAGAGACCCGGGTTGTGACTGTAGTTGCAACAGCGAGGAAGCTGTAGGTACCGACATCTATTGGTGCTGAAGAATGGATCTCACCATTACCATTGATAGAGAGACGTTCCTGTAATTGTgctgaaataaaagaaatcaattttaacaCTTTTAGGTGATAATAAGCCATTATGCTAGTCTGCTTCACtgttagttacaattttttttttaattacgttATCCATATATTTACACTAATATTcctctaaaaattaaaaatattgcacgTGTTGCattgtttcattttcattcgtaaatattaattcataattagaTTTCCAAGGCAAAAATAATGTTctatctattaatattatatcattatgTCATAGAATcaactctataatattatgttctataaCATAAATCATTTAATGAATCAGAAATATAGCAATATATTAAAGCAAATGGTACGTTAACGTCGTTTATCCAAATTAACAGACGCcgtataaaacttaataaattattgaacataatatttctgCTTCTTTATTCCGTTCTCAATTTTTATGCTCgatcattatatttaaatgaagtaATTAAGCCTAAATAGATAAACGagattattcatattttcattccatttataattttttcccAGATCAAAtgttcattaattatattctacATTTCGTTTCTGCccaattatttttgtagacGGAGTAATTAAAACAGCAAGTACTAAGTAATGATTGAGTTATTGAGAATTCATTTAGGGATTCGATTAAAATACGtcaatagaaattaaataaataactcgATGTGTACGTTATAAGCAAtgaatagaaaattatatGACAGGtctattaataacaatagAAAGGGGTTTAGGTAAAGTTAGCGTCGTGATAAACATTCGCGGTCGTGATGAATATCCAAGTTTCATCACTGGCCGCGAAAGCCCGACGCCACTAGTCTATGGGCTAGTGGCGTCGGGCTTTCTGCAAAAGTACCCAAACCCCTATGATAGGTACCGCATAATATTCAATGTGTTGTGCTCTATGCAAACCCATTTAAAAGTGAAATTACCTCATCTGAATACATTCGATTTGCGAAAAAACTCCTGTACCAACCTACTTATTTGAAAGATTAATGTTTAAGCCAAGGTAGGTAACTGAAAACTGGTAAAGTTGTGCTCACATGCTAGGTACCTAATGATAAACAATGTTTAAACCAAACCTTTTTTAGTAAGTTCATAACTCATGTACTACATGATTTCACGTTTAAAGCAGCgttcaatgtttttatttatataattgacGTAGAACATATAAAATACGATTTTAATGGCAAATAAAGTAAATGGATAACCgtgtgttaaaattaaaacattcaatACTACCAAGTAAAGCCTACAAACGACCTTTTGATGTAATAACCTTTTATGAATCGTTACTTGACGATAAaatgattttgttaaaataagtaCGTGACTAGAGAGCATCAAATGAATTTATTCCAAAGTCTGGCATTTAATCCTTTCATATCATATCCGATGTCATTGAGTCTATctagatatttaataaatctttCGATCTATTGTTATTGACATGCAGTAATGCATTTGATCTATACGtgcttattttaaatctaataatCGAGAATAATCTTTTTGacttatgaatattatatagttagacaTTATCTATACAGGAATTTGCAACCTTATTATCTTGAAAGCTCATATTCGTAacgtaatgttttaaaaattatgatctTGCGAAAACCGTAAAGTGACGGGTAGCATTTATATCACAGGTTTAAAAGCGTTCGCAGATCAAAGTTGTCATTCGCGTAGGTTTCAAGATTAATGATACTGCAGTTTCATACGGGTTGgatatcatttttatatttaagtacataatatgtcatatacaaatattaagtCGTTACATCATTTATCAAATCTATTATTTCAATTGGCGACAAATTTGAAGAGATTTGATATTCGTAGTggttaaaagttttaacttttagatATGCATTTTGTATAGTATTTCGGTATTGTTGGATAAACTTGTTCTAAATGTGTAAGTAGTATAATTTCAAGATACgatctttgtacttacttgGTAAATAAAAGACGTTGTGTTAGAGAACTCTTATACGACAGTTATGGACtccttgaaaatattaaatttataccaATATTGAATTGTGAAGCTTTCAACCTTTCATATATGTCCCGTTTTCAATATAAGGGCATATGAGACATCTGTTTAAACAATTGAAGTAGGTGTAGGACGAAGGTATGTCGAAACGATTTTCAGTTTGTTTTGTGTCTATTAAAATAGAAGAAATTAaggataaattaaaataatttccacGTTGAATTAACAGTATACTAGAGTTATCTGATGTAtcttttttagggttccgaacctcaatccttataggatcactttTTTAGATACACTTGACTTTGCAATTACCATTCGAAGAAGGTTTGAAGTGAAGGTTACTAAAAAATAAcccttttaattatttttttaatggacCTGTGACTCGTATATTGTTAAGTCCttgaatgttttattatcaatCGATCAATTCAACCGTGATGTTTGATAAACGATAATATACATCGAATGCAAATGGAAATGTAATATGTCATCCAAATGATGCATTTACCGGGTGCATGTGTAGAAATTGCATCGGAACATCAGTGGAATGAATTTGCAGCTGAGCGTTCAATTTGCCTTTGAATATGTTAACCATAAGATTAAGATGAATTGCATTGCTAAATAACGTTTTTAGTTTCCGAGAATAGAATCTAATTTCACTTGCATCAACATCCAAAATGATCAATGCAAAATTTTAGACACGTAACCAAGTACTATTATACATTCTGTGACGTAACGTTTACCacaaaatcattttatttgaaaagttcTGTCATTAGCGAATAATTAGCGATATTATAAGAAgatataaagtaataaaatgttttctaatGAACTCATGAGAGCTATAATATAagcacagaacagtaagaacataatagaagtgcgatgtgggcgtggcccacgtgtcactagtaaggtaagatcacctaactcgctctcagttgtgcgcagaaaaatattcgagtcggttgtcaactgtcaaaccttatttccatatttattcattatttagagcgtgttgttcggtattagagtggaaaaatgatagcagacgaaataatatcagcaatcgaggcatttcataccatcggtaagtcttattttaatttattttaaatatattttatgttacaacttcgcttgtcgtaatttgtcaaaaatttataaaaatattaagtcaaaatgaaccctaatccataagaaataagtactaatatagattgaacagcaaacaagactttctggaatattattgaaataaacaaacgaatgtcggattagtgatgcatgtggcgcatatcgacagtatcgatactttagaaaagacaaacatttcaaatattaaattttattctatttttccttagctttcatttgtcctatttatttatagattttcgaaagagcctaatttaaggagaaatggataataaatgcaacgtgacgagttaactggatgccgaacagcaataagcagtctaacaaaggccaccgatacatcaaacctacggcagttccaagatttaaaataatgcatattttctgtttgttttgtaaatatagatttatactattctattccgttttttatttaaatataataatatgaaaagacgtacttagtagtaataaacatactccaaaatgtgacacattatcctatactcatataatagaaagaaaaaaaaaatgcacaaaaatatatttatttgtgaattatcgataacaaggctgacatcccttagagcatagcatcaggttaatgtcaagttaatgtcattaatttagagtgacacaaatttcaaccttatctttatgtgtaga
Protein-coding sequences here:
- the LOC123692650 gene encoding uncharacterized protein LOC123692650; this translates as MVPKTFLLIYLATSLQFVYLSSGCQIEGITNWLIQVEQSVIDTQIGTFFDRSTTNIQGITNIAYRDGLNRGPYIDVAYRDSRFIVGTKDNFKDYEEYETSQSMGVTVTFSCTGGSSSVLVMIINIIDTNNNAPRFLPSDNYEFFVIPPLPPGFTVTGCEDLIIARDIDLTTQRVDFTIEDNPYFEIFYDTSSSVPKEFNAVLRAKMLIRTIPESLNFNITATDVDQTGDPPLSQTATVRITANEQFLLPEELIFSRTFYMINYTPEHTLISEDRIYLRQGYDDEVKFSFEGQYSNYFDLNYSGNEITFEVKSQLTAEILRENQIYLILRGDRENTAGTSSTIIIQLPTDTPLEPDASFDKVLYTGRLEENVVTHEAITIHEYSGDITVSGEYGDYFTASLTNGVVTVQATTIIPTNNINYIALKLIASQESAVLILDIAKPDTPIEQDVTFDKVLYSGRLEENVVTHETIAIHGYSGEITVSGDYADYFTATISNGIVTVQATTTIPTNNINYIALKLIASQASAVLLLDIIQSDSPAPPSVSFTSPSYIIRTNEAHTGFIGQVVANADNGETVSYSLEIDNAQLQERLSINGNGEIHSSAPIDVGTYSFLAVATTVTTRVSASATIQLTVDASSSVLCNDTITLPPLLIIERYEEEPHLNLVPLEAYPDCQYQLVNKWPIDQTWIYVDQNGLHTRAIDREHESIAFMHVSQVQVELNLYCDNELRRKRSLNTDVENDPKSYDYGPNNWILTDSIQYNPRRSLVNLIVLDINDNAPIFVGKENEPITVGYPRGSIDEFILPRALAELKATDADIGENAELLYWSSDSNIVVSPGTGSVHVRNPVNLEDNTRIIVKATDRNGSGLTGTIELLVKLLDTNHIAVVSVRNAFVNDESKVLDNLTTAVGYEIKALKSTVVPESNEEDSLRRYGRMLQGMKEKSRKKREIDTTGALLRLYIYGLRNSQPIDVTQLIRDLNNNNVVTFGLAQVLSLKDYLEGLQICPIPARETGLLAATIALAVALFIILIAIAVLGYLRWRRKPHYDHFSDQNSLASRNESIAVDKPDFITIPPENIKVDKPDFITMPPDNIQVGTPDLVTISQNNIEDMKRRGKSLEELLDAPEKGVNEVIVEPVPEEKQTPKTVSYELPNDTIVNISTTNPDGPIVIQSIDKLKDNLDESEDDDEFGEKQRARRKSVVTFNENVEKIIHLEDGTDDDSEPDLEVYEF